From Pseudothermotoga thermarum DSM 5069, a single genomic window includes:
- a CDS encoding ferredoxin, whose translation MRVRVDEAACIGCGVCESLCPEVFKLGDDGKAKVIQPETELDCAKDAADSCPTGAITVE comes from the coding sequence ATGAGGGTTAGGGTTGACGAAGCTGCATGCATAGGCTGTGGAGTTTGTGAGAGTCTTTGCCCAGAGGTTTTCAAACTTGGAGACGATGGAAAGGCAAAGGTTATCCAACCTGAAACAGAACTTGATTGTGCAAAGGATGCTGCAGACAGTTGCCCAACAGGCGCC